A window from Hemicordylus capensis ecotype Gifberg chromosome 2, rHemCap1.1.pri, whole genome shotgun sequence encodes these proteins:
- the LOC128344444 gene encoding uncharacterized protein LOC128344444, producing MPHTPRQRLQPRAPVWSESETRDFLALWGELLILRWIENRPPNSDIYEDLSAQMVARGHERNASQCRNRARDLKRSYRRAKDAQVCAGAEPVSCRYFRELDQMFGGEMDGVGNRNLANMDGPIRVVVKSEDAEDMEAQVSEEEGNQMTPPNTLSSMDADTDTETEPNVGISRELAAADPEVIETTIGEACSEDKAGSLCGQPVAGPSEDGHHTVTGRGRRENPLGRPLTTAERMASMRERKRRSHEEMMHEIMTDYRRTWETMEALHERGEISAGEFREAMLREMLLDREARTREAQLDRESRAREAQLDREARARDNQLEREIRVKELNMIEVELQRTRDILHPMVDAVVSVAQVLRTTGSILKQSCQQPQSGGDAFLELEDRK from the exons ATGCCACATACCCCTCGTCAGCGCTTACAGCCTCGAGCCCCAGTGTGGTCAGAGTCAGAAACCCGGGATTTCCTAGCCCTTTGGGGTGAGCTGTTGATTCTGCGGTGGATTGAAAACCGGCCACCAAACAGTGACATCTATGAAGACCTTTCAGCCCAAATGGTTGCCAGAGGTCACGAACGCAATGCTTCGCAGTGCAGGAACAGGGCTCGGGACCTGAAGCGAAGTTATCGGAGAGCCAAGGATGCGCAAGTATGTGCCGGAGCGGAACCGGTTTCTTGTCGCTACTTTCGAGAGTTGGATCAGATGTTTGGCGGTGAAATGGATGGCGTAGGCAATCGAAATCTGGCTAACATGGATGGGCCCATCCGGGTGGTTGTGAAATCAGAGGATGCAGAAGACATGGAAGCTCAAGtctctgaagaagagggcaaccaaatgaCCCCACCTAACACTCTCTCAAGCATGGACGCCGACACAGACACCGAAACCGAACCAAACGTGGGGATTTCGCGAGAGCTGGCGGCCGCAGATCCGGAAGTGATTGAAACTACAATAGGGGAGGCGTGTTCCGAAGACAAAGCAGGGTCTTTATGTGGACAACCAGTTGCTGGCCCCAGTGAAGATGGACATCATACTGTGACAG GAAGAGGCAGGCGAGAGAATCCCCTGGGGCGCCCCCTAACAACAGCTGAAAGAATGGCATCCATGCGGGAGAGGAAGAGACGATCCCACGAAGAAATGATGCACGAGATCATGACTGACTACCGGAGGACCTGGGAGACCATGGAGGCACTTCATGAGAGGGGCGAAATCAGTGCCGGGGAGTTTCGTGAGGCAATGCTGAGGGAAATGCTTCTGGACAGGGAGGCCCGGACCCGAGAGGCCCAGCTAGATCGCGAATCCAGGGCTAGGGAGGCTCAGTTGGATAGGGAAGCAAGGGCCAGGGACAACCAGCTGGAGAGGGAGATTAGGGTTAAGGAGCTCAACATGATTGAGGTGGAACTCCAGCGCACCAGGGATATTCTCCATCCCATGGTGGACGCGGTGGTCTCTGTGGCACAGGTCTTGCGCACAACAGGCAGTATACTAAAACAGTCGTGCCAGCAGCCGCAAAGTGGAGGGGATGCCTTTTTGGAATTGGAAGATAGGAAATAa